The genomic region ATCACTGTCAGCATGCTAATTCTTCACGTTTTTAAGTGAACATTCCACTCTGTCGAGTCACTGTCTCTACTGTCAAAGATCTGTCTGATGGAGGACTTTCCCACCTCTTGATTAAAACCCTAATGATATTACAGAGGAACAACATGTCACTGGATAGAAATAGTTATTTTATTAGTTCTAGAAAGACTGATCAGAGAAACAGTTCACCCACCTCTTGAGAGTAACCCTTCCCAGAAAGGGGAGAAGATCTGAGCTGTTCTTCTCTAGGAGCCGGTTCTTCCTGAGGTCCACAGTGATGttgtgggttgaatgctgcagcagagagagaagcacttCCCAGTCCAGCCTGCAGGAGGTCAGATCTCCACCAACCTTCTCCAGGAACCACTGAGTCAAGTCCTTGTCCTGCAAGTACAAGTCCTTGTCCTGCAACTACAGTCAGCTGCTGCAGAGTGTCTGAATTCAGTCTAGGAGGTTGGAACATACAGGCTGTCAGaaatatgaagaaaaacacaGGAATGAAGTTACTATTTCTACTTTTAAAAAACATCAGCTTCAgactgacctgagagagagaggtccctgGTGACACAGCAGTGTGATGAGAGAGTGACCCTGGATGCAGAAGTCAGTCAGGTCCAGACACTGAACCCTCCAGAGTCTCAGCAGGGACGCAACACTACTCAGAGCCCTGGATAACACTCTCTCTGGTGGCTGGCTGCTCTTTAGGTCCAGGGAGAGCTCTGGGACAGTCAGTGGAGTAgcacctctccctgtcctcctaaccagTCTGGACAGTTTCACTGCCACACCCACATTCAGCCTGGAATGAAACGACAAAACGCAAGTCACTTAAAACAGAGAAACCTTGTCAGATAAATACTCAGTAGGAGAATCAACTATTGAATAGACCTGTACAAGCTGTCTTCCTGAACATACCTGAGCTTGTGGAGCTTTGACTCATGTCTCAAAAGAAGTGCGGCTCCTTGGAGAGAGATCTTGCTGGGGGTGAGAGTGAGGTCCACTCTGGAGGCACAGAGACCCAGGACTCTCCCCACAGACCTGCAGGTTTTCCTGGGTAACACTCCTCCCAGTGACAGGGTGGAGCCCAAGGCCTGGAGGAGAGAGGCCAACTGCTGGTCCTCCTCTCTGGACCTCACAGGGATGGATTCACACACAGTCTGGAAGAACCTGTCATCACCACAGCTGAAACAGCAAAACATGGGGGACATCAAATCAGACATTTAGGAGACAGTGACGTCCAAAAGTAtggggacagtgacacattttatgttgttttggctctgtactccagcactttctAAACGGTGAAAATGCCCTgacattaaagctgacagtctgaccAGAGCAAAATAACAAATGTGTCCATGTCCCAATACTTTGACCTCACTGTACATGAATACCTGCCTGTCATATGGAAATATAATACCATGTCACAGAGAAAGTTACATAATATACAAGACATTTGGTTTTATAGATGAGATATTCTGAATATAAACGTTCAGATTCTTAAAGGTAAAATCCATAAGATTTCTAAAAGACAAATGTCTAGCATCACATAATTAAGATAAATTAACAATATATGACAAAACTCCATAATATCGGTGTTACTAACACAACAGCAACATTTGTTCTGTTTTGAAAGAtatatgaataaaaaaataaaatgaatgacATTTAGTAACATTTGAAATCTTGGTATAAATGTTACTAGCATCACATAACCACCACACATGTTCAGACTCACCTCAGCTGTGAGATGTAGTGCAGACACTGAAGGAAACTCCTCACTTCACTCTCTTCATCTGACCAGCCCTTCAGCTCTACTGGTTTCTTCTCTGGTTGGAGTTTCAGCACTTCTAGGAGGAGGGAGGCCTTTCTCTCTGAGAGGTCTATGGACCAGACTGCAacgtaaaaaatagaaaataaagttAATTTAAGTTTTAGTTTAATGTGTGATTTAAAACTGtaataaacatgtagctacagtcatattaacactaatatactgtacacataataaacatgtagctacatagaGTCGTTAACACTAATATCCTGTATAGacataataaacatgtagctatATAGAGTAAATAATACTAACAAACAAGTAGCTAAATAGTCAttaacactaatatactgtatagacacataataaacatgtagctacatagagtcgttaacactaatatactgtatagacacataataaacatgtagctacatagaGTAAATAATACGAACAAACAAGTAGCTAAATAGTCATttacactaatatactgtatagacacataataaacatgtagctacatagagtcgttaacactaatatactgtatagacataataaacatgtagctacatagaGTAAATAACactaataaacatgtagctaaatagtcattaacactaatatactgtatagacataataaacatgtagctacatagagtcattaacactaatatactgtatagacacataataaacatgtagctatatagagtcattaacactaatatactgtatagacacataataaacatgtagctatatagagtcattaacactaatatactgtatagacacataataaacatgtagctacatagagtcattaacactaatatactgtatagacacataataaacatgtagctacatagagtcattaacactaatatactgtatagacacataataaacatgtagctacatagagtcattaacactaatatactgtatagacacataataaacatgtagctatatagagtcattaacactaatatactgtatagacacataataaacatgtagctatatagagtcattaacactaatatactgtatagacacataataaacaaatcaaatcaaattttatttgtcacatacacatggttagcagatgttaatgcgagtgtagcgaaatgcttgtgcttctagttccgacaatgcagtaataaccaacaagtaacctagctaacaattccaaaacgactaccttatagacacaagtgtaaggggataaagaatatgtacatacagatatatgagtgagtgatggtacagagcagcataggcaagatacagtagatgatatcgagtacagtatatacatatgggatgagtatgtaacaaagtggcatagttaaagtggctagtgatacatgtattacataaaaatgcagtagatgatatagagtacagtatatacatatacatatgagatgaataatgtagggtatgtaaacattatataaggtagtattgtttaaagtggctagtgatatattttacaacatttcccatcaattcccattattaaagtggctggagttgagtcagtgtgttggcagcagccactcaatgttagtggtggctgtttaacagtctgatggccttgagatagaagctgtttttcagtctctcggtcccagctttgatgcacctgtactgacctcgccttctggatgatagcggggtgaacaggcagtggctcgggtggttgttgtccttgatgatctttatggccttcctgtaacatcgggtggtggaggtgtcctggagggcaggtagtttgcccccggtgatgcgttgtgcagacctcactaccatctggagagccttacggttgtgggcggagcagttgccgtaccaggcggtgatacagcccgacaggatgctctcgattgtgcatctgtagaagtttgtgagtgcttttggtgacaagccgaatttcttcagcctcctgaggttgaagaggcgctgctgcgccttcttcacgatgctgtctgtgtgggtggaccaattcagtttgtctgtgatgtgtacttaaatcttactaccctctccactactgttccatcaatgtggataggggggtgttccctctgctgtttcctgaagtccacaatcatctccttagttttgttgacgttgagtgtgaggttattttcctgacaccacactctgagggccctcacctcctccctgtaggcagtctcgtcgttgttggtaatcaagcctaccactgttgtgtcgcccgcaaacttgatgattgagttggaggcgtgcgtggccacgcagttgtgggtgaacagggagtacaggagagggctcagaacgcacccttgtggggcccagtgttgaggatcagcggtgtggaaatgttgttgcctaccctcaccacctgggggcggcccgtcaggaagtccagtacccagttgcacagggcggggtcgagacccagggtctcgagcttgatgacgagcttggaggatactatggtgttaaatgccgagctgtagtcaatgaacagcattctcacataggtattcctcttgtccagatgggttagggcagtgtgcagtgtggttgagattgcatcgtctgtggacctatttgggcggtaagcaaattggagtgggtctagggtgtcaggtagggtggaggtgatatggtcctggactagtctctcaaagcacttcatgatgacgggagtgagtgctacggggcggtagtcgtttagctcagttaccttagctttcttgggaacaggaacaatggtggccctcttgaagcatgtgggaacaacagactgcgatagagattgattgaatatgtccgtaaacacaccagccagctggtctgcgcatgctctgagggcgcggctggggatgccgtctgggcctgcagccttgcgagggttgacacgtttaaatgttttcctcacgtcggctgcagtgaaggagagtccacatgttttagttgcgggccgtgtcagtggcactgtattgtcctcaaagcgggcaaaaaagttatttagtctgcctgggagcaagacatcctggtccgtgactggggtggttttctttttgtaatccgtgattgactgtagaccctgccacatacctcttgtgtctgagccgttgaattgagattctattttgtctctatactgacgcttagcttgtttgattgccttgcggagggaatagttacactgtttgtattcggtcatgtttccggtcaccttgccctgattaaaagcagtggttcgggctttcagtttcacgcgaatgctgccatcaatccacggtttctggtttgggaatgttttaatcgttgctatgggaatgacatcttcaacgcacgttctaatgaactcgctcaccgaatcagcgtattcgtcaatgttgttgtctgacgcaatacgaaacatatcccaatccacgtgatggaagcagtcttggagtgtggaatcagattggtcggaccagcgttgaacagacctcagcgcgggagcttcttgttttagtttctgtctgtaggcagggatcaacaaaatggagtcatggtcagcttttccgaaaggagggcggggcagggccttatatgcgtcacggaagttagaatagcagtgatccaaggtttttccagccctggttacggaatcgatatgctgataaaatttagggagtcttgttttcagattagccttgttaaaatccccagctacaatgaatgcagcctccggataaatggattccagtttgcaaagagtcaaataaagttcgttcagagccatcgatgtgtctgcttgggggggaatatatacggctgtgattataatcaaagagaattcccttggtagataatgcggtcgacatttgattgtgaggaattctaaatcaggtgaacagaaggacttgagtacctgtatgttgttatgatcacaccacttcacgttaaccatgaagcatacgcccccgcccctcttcttaccagaaagatgtttgtttctgtctgcgcgatgcgtggagaaacccgctggctgcaccgactccgatagcgtctctccagtgagccatgtttccgtaaagcaaagaacgttacagtctctgatgtccctctggaatgctacccttgctcggatttcatcaaccttgttgtcaagagactggacattggcgagaagagtgctagggagtggtgcacgatcttcccgtctctggagtctgaccagaagaccgctccgtttcccccttttacaaagtcgtttttttgggtcgccggctgggatccattccgttgtcctgggtgaaaggcagaacacaggatccgcttcgcgaaagtcatattcttggtcgtactgatggtgagttgacgctgctcttatgttcagtagttcttctcgactgtatgtaatgaaacctaagatgacctggggtactaatgtaagaaataacacataaaaaaacaaaaacctgcatagtttcctaggaacgcgaagcgaggcggccatctctgtcggcgacGGAAGTAGCTACATAGAGTCAttaacactaatatactgtatagacataataaacatgtagctgcatagagtcattaacactaatatactgtatagacataaTAAACATGTCGCTATATAGAGTCAttaacactaatatactgtatagacataataaacatgtagctacatagagtcattaacactaatatactgtatagacataataaacatgtagctatatagagtcattaacactaatatactgtatagacataataaacatgtcgctacatagagtcattaacactaatatactgtataaacacataataaacatgtagctacatagCCATTAACactaataaacatgtagctacatagtcatttacactaatatactgtatagacataataaacatgtagctatatagagtcattaacactaataaacatgtagctacatagagtcattaacactaatatactgtatagacacataataaacatgtagctatatagagtcattaacactaataaacatgtagctacatagagtcattaacactaatatactgtatagacacataataaacatgtagctatatagagtcattaacactaatatactgtatagacacataataaacatgtagctatatagagtcattaacactaatatactgtatagacacataataaacatgtagctacatagagtcatattaacactaatatactgtatagacacataataaacatgtagctacatagagtcatattaacactaatatactgtatagacacataataaacatgtagctatacagacacataataaacatgtagctacatagagtcatattaacactaatatactgtatagacacataataaacatgtagctatatagacacataataaacatgtagctacatagagtcatattaacactaatatactgtatagacacataataaacatgtagctacatagagtcatattaacactaatatactgtatagacacataataaacatgtagctatatagacacataataaacatgtagctacatagagtcatattaacactaatatactgtatagacacataataaacatgtagctatacagacacataataaacatgtagctacatagagtcattaacactaatatactgtataaacacataataaacatgtagctacatagCCATTAACactaataaacatgtagctacatagtcatttacactaatatactgtatagacacataataaacatgtagctatacagacacataataaacatgtagctatatagagtcattaacactaatatactgtatagacacataataaacatgtagctacatagaGTCATATTAACactaataaacatgtagctacatagagtcatattaacactaatatactgtatagacacataataaacatgtagctacatagagtcatattaacactaatatactgtatagacacataataaacatgtagctatatagagtcattaacactaatatactgtatagacacataataaacatgtagctacatagagtcattaacactaatatactgtatagacataataaacatgtagctacatagTCATATTAACactaataaacatgtagctacatagTCATATTAACactaataaacatgtagctatatagagtcattaacactaatatactgtatagacataataaacatgtagctatatagagtcattaacactaatatactgtatagacacataataaacatgtagctatatagagtcattaacactaatatactgtatagacacataataaacatgtagctacatagagtcatttacactaataaacatgtagctatatagagtcattaacactaatatactgtatagacacataataaacatgtagctacatagagtcattaacgctaatatactgtatagacataataaacatgtagctacatagagtcattaacgctaatatactgtatagacataataaacatgtagctacatagaGTCATTAACGCTAtactatatatagtgtatgtagaaATAAGAAGATTACAATTGCAGATGTCAGGACTTATTTCATGTTAAACATCTTCATATTTAATTTGATAATTAGCTAGGTCAGGACAGGGTAACCTTTAGTTTCCTCATCATTCCTAAATAGTTATGTAGAAACTCACCATTGACTGGGacatctgtctctctgctggTTTCACTGGTGTCTCCTTCTCCATAGACAGCTGACACTCTGACTCTGTAGCAGGTACTGAGGTTCAGAGTTACATCACAGTAACATTCAGGTCCCTCTGTTACCATGGTAGACCAGCCCTCCAGTCCTGTCTCTTTATAGTCTACTTTGTAGTGGAGTACAGAGGCACCATCTTCACACTCTGGCTGGAACCAAGTCACTTTGAcggtttcctttgttttgttcagCAGCCGGCTCACATACAGCTGTTCAGGTGGGGATCTCAGGGTCTTGACCTCAATGACCTTGCTGAAGTCACTCATACCAGAGTGTTCTATAACAGAGTACCTGATGTGGTACAGTGTGAACGGTTTCAGACCTGGCACCAGACAGGTTTCTGCAGGAGCCAGGGTGTCTACTACATTCCATGGCCGTTTGCTAACCTTGCTAACACCAGTAGTCATGACTCTGTACTCTACTATGTACCTCTCAGGTCTTCTGATGGTTGACTGTGGAAACGTCAGGAGGACACAGCTCTGTTTTATCTCTGCTACCTGGAATGGATCAGGTTTTAATCCCAGCTGAAAGTTGGTGGTGATGATACTGCCTTGTTGATACAGACGAATGGAGGATCCAGGAATACTGATATCATGTATAACTGCTGCTATGAACTTGATGTTCTCTCCATCTCCGCTGTCTTCATAGGATTTGGTGAACAAGCGGAGGGCAGACTGTATTTTCTGAGTTAAATCGGGAGGTTTGAATGGTCGCTGTGTCTCCTGCTGTCCAGTGAGATCAGATTGGTTCACGGTGTTCATTGGAACAGAGTGTTTGTGCTGCTGTCCAGTGAGATCAGATTGGTTCACGGTGTTCATTGGAACAGAGTGTTTGTGCTGCTGTCCAGTGAGATCAGACTGGTTCACGGTGTTCTCTTGTACAGAGTGTTTGTGCTGCTGTCCAGTGAGATCAGACTGGTTCACGGTGTTCATTGGAACAGAGTGTTTGTGCTGCTGTCCAGTGAGATCAGATTGGTTCACGGTGTTCATTGGAACAGAGTGTTTGTGCTGCTGTCCAGTGAGATCAGATTGGTTCACGGTGTTCATTGGAACAGAGTGTTTGTGCTGCTGTCCAGTGAGATCAGACTGGTTCACGGTGTTCATTGGAACAGAGTGTTTGTGCTGCTGTCCAGTGAGATCAGATTGGTTCATGGTGTTCATTGGAACAGAGTGTTTGTGCTGCTGTCCAGTGAGATCAGATTGGTTCACGGTGTTCATTGGAACAGAGTGTTTGTGCTGCTGTCCAGTGAGATCAGATTGGTTCACGGTGTTCATTGGAACAGAGTGTTTGTGCTGCTGTCCAGTGAGATCAGACTGGTTCACGGTGTTCATTGGAACAGAGTGTTTGTGCTGCTCCATGGTGGAGAGGAATGGATCTTCATCCTCCAGGGAGGTCAGAGTGAAACACAGCAGCCTgtcctttgaggatctgaggacaccgTCCAGCTCTTCCTGAGATTTCATCATGGGGATGTTTCTTGTTTTACAGACattcagagccctcacctccgcTGCCTTGTTGTTTAGCCACAACTGTATAGACTGAAGACAGAACGGTGACTGGTCATGGTTCTGGAGAATGTCTCTCAGTCTGTTTTCatccaccccttcactctctctcatgGTCTTTACTGCCATGGCCACCTCTCTCTTAAACTCAGACTGGTACTTCTGCAGAAGCTCTGATAATCTAGACAGTTTATACTTCAGATCAGGAAACCATTTCATCACACAACCATTGGTGAAGTCTGTCATCATCTCCTGGCATCTCATGGTGGCCTGCCTCAGATGGTCCAGCACACCCTCTGCCTTGGTGAAAAATAGCATTTTAACTGAATTGTCCAGATTCTTCAGAGGATAGAGCCATGCATACAGAGGCACTGCTTTCTCTCCTTGCTGTCCAAGGTGCTTCGGGAAAGTTTCATAGACTTGCAGAGCTCTGTCATACGTCATGGAGCCATTAACATGGTCTACATCACTGTAGAGAGTACACTGATACAACAAACTGTTTGGTTTTTCATCGTCACTCAAGCTGGAAAAGATCTGATCCGCACTGAAGGTGGGGATCATCTTCTTCACAACACTGTGCATATCTGCCTCTCCTGCACCACTGTGTTGTCCGTTGATGTGTTTGTAATCAAAGGTAAAGAATGCTTGAGCTCCATAGAGAACAGCCATGACCACATGAGTTGCCTTTCGTTGTGTTCTGACTGTCTCCTCCTGAAGCACCCTGTGACTGAGCATGTCCAGTCTGGTAGTGgttctgtactgtagagtgaCCCGGTCCTGCAGTGTGGACTGAACAGGATGGTTCAGGTATCCA from Oncorhynchus tshawytscha isolate Ot180627B unplaced genomic scaffold, Otsh_v2.0 Un_contig_543_pilon_pilon, whole genome shotgun sequence harbors:
- the LOC121843502 gene encoding uncharacterized protein LOC121843502 gives rise to the protein MYWTTDSVVVAALGRPLDLGMLYDCRSDSLCSGTVCFSSLKTSKCCGCSYCFAQYHFISLDVSLWDDSTIAFMFQSLPRPLTEVKCIEGDSLQDRFRALDVTTPLRASVLSGLVEVGGAAGYLNHPVQSTLQDRVTLQYRTTTRLDMLSHRVLQEETVRTQRKATHVVMAVLYGAQAFFTFDYKHINGQHSGAGEADMHSVVKKMIPTFSADQIFSSLSDDEKPNSLLYQCTLYSDVDHVNGSMTYDRALQVYETFPKHLGQQGEKAVPLYAWLYPLKNLDNSVKMLFFTKAEGVLDHLRQATMRCQEMMTDFTNGCVMKWFPDLKYKLSRLSELLQKYQSEFKREVAMAVKTMRESEGVDENRLRDILQNHDQSPFCLQSIQLWLNNKAAEVRALNVCKTRNIPMMKSQEELDGVLRSSKDRLLCFTLTSLEDEDPFLSTMEQHKHSVPMNTVNQSDLTGQQHKHSVPMNTVNQSDLTGQQHKHSVPMNTVNQSDLTGQQHKHSVPMNTMNQSDLTGQQHKHSVPMNTVNQSDLTGQQHKHSVPMNTVNQSDLTGQQHKHSVPMNTVNQSDLTGQQHKHSVPMNTVNQSDLTGQQHKHSVQENTVNQSDLTGQQHKHSVPMNTVNQSDLTGQQHKHSVPMNTVNQSDLTGQQETQRPFKPPDLTQKIQSALRLFTKSYEDSGDGENIKFIAAVIHDISIPGSSIRLYQQGSIITTNFQLGLKPDPFQVAEIKQSCVLLTFPQSTIRRPERYIVEYRVMTTGVSKVSKRPWNVVDTLAPAETCLVPGLKPFTLYHIRYSVIEHSGMSDFSKVIEVKTLRSPPEQLYVSRLLNKTKETVKVTWFQPECEDGASVLHYKVDYKETGLEGWSTMVTEGPECYCDVTLNLSTCYRVRVSAVYGEGDTSETSRETDVPVNVWSIDLSERKASLLLEVLKLQPEKKPVELKGWSDEESEVRSFLQCLHYISQLSCGDDRFFQTVCESIPVRSREEDQQLASLLQALGSTLSLGGVLPRKTCRSVGRVLGLCASRVDLTLTPSKISLQGAALLLRHESKLHKLRLNVGVAVKLSRLVRRTGRGATPLTVPELSLDLKSSQPPERVLSRALSSVASLLRLWRVQCLDLTDFCIQGHSLITLLCHQGPLSLRLNSDTLQQLTVVAGQGLVLAGQGLDSVVPGEGWWRSDLLQAGLGSASLSAAAFNPQHHCGPQEEPAPREEQLRSSPLSGKGYSQEVGELFL